From the genome of Nocardia mangyaensis:
GGGAAGGTGTCGGCGACCTGCCCCAGTTCTGCCTTGCGGGCACGCAGCGTCGAGGTGAGTCCGTCGAGGCCGTGCAGCACCGAATCGATCTGGTCGGTGCGCTGATTCAGCGCGCTCAGCACGGCGGTCAGTTCGGTCAGCAGATGCGACAGCTGCGGTCCGCGACCACCGACGATCGCGTTCAATTCCGAGGTGATGCGGGCGACCTGGTTCATCGCACCGCCGTCGAGCAGCATCGACATCGCCATCATCAACTCCTCCACCGAGGCGCCGGCCGAGGTGTGTTCGCGGTCGATGATGTCGCCGTCGGACAGCAGCGGCGTGCCCGGCCGATGCTCGGGCAGGGTGACCGCGACGTGGATGTCGCCCAGCGGGGTGGCCTGGCGCAGTTCGGCACGGGTGCCGCGCGGCAGCGCGATGTCGCGGCGCACCTCGAGTTCGACCTCGGCCAGGAAATCCGTGGTGTCGATGCCGGTCACCACGCCGATGTCGGTGCCGCCGATCTTGACCCTGGCCCGTTCCGGCAGATTGAGCGCGTTGTCGAACACCGCGTGCAGGCGATAGGACGGCCCGTCGACGCCCGGGCGCGGCAGTGGCACGTTGTCGACGGTC
Proteins encoded in this window:
- a CDS encoding MCE family protein, giving the protein MSRAARLVLSVVTVFGVASCAVTVDNVPLPRPGVDGPSYRLHAVFDNALNLPERARVKIGGTDIGVVTGIDTTDFLAEVELEVRRDIALPRGTRAELRQATPLGDIHVAVTLPEHRPGTPLLSDGDIIDREHTSAGASVEELMMAMSMLLDGGAMNQVARITSELNAIVGGRGPQLSHLLTELTAVLSALNQRTDQIDSVLHGLDGLTSTLRARKAELGQVADTFPELISVIAENNRAITDLTTQVATVTAALGDFTSTTGPEFLSLFDSVQALMTGFTQMGDDLAGTLDTFNALSPAVQASTRGSSLAVAATISYLDIGALTDPAGSRMPDGTDATAFVGSLAQVLARVLGRLQGGPR